The Phenylobacterium koreense genome window below encodes:
- a CDS encoding Lrp/AsnC family transcriptional regulator translates to MKDDLHLDEIDRKLLRALQHDASQSHAALAERVGASPASCWRRIKALEAAGVLRENVRLVDAEKVGRGVNVMCQLRMKSHATAQRQEFEAFLRGRPEIMECHSMSGEWDYLMRVVVADVTGYERFLMGTLLNHPNVANAASHFALNQVKYTTAMPV, encoded by the coding sequence ATGAAAGACGACCTTCACCTCGATGAAATCGATCGCAAGCTGCTGCGGGCGCTTCAGCACGACGCCTCTCAGAGTCACGCCGCCCTTGCGGAAAGGGTAGGCGCCTCCCCCGCATCCTGCTGGCGGCGCATCAAGGCGCTGGAAGCGGCCGGGGTGCTGAGGGAGAACGTCCGACTGGTCGATGCGGAGAAGGTCGGGCGCGGGGTCAACGTAATGTGCCAGCTTCGCATGAAGTCCCACGCCACAGCCCAGCGGCAGGAGTTCGAGGCCTTCCTTCGCGGTCGGCCGGAGATCATGGAATGCCATTCGATGTCCGGCGAATGGGACTACCTGATGCGCGTTGTCGTGGCCGACGTCACTGGCTATGAGCGCTTCCTGATGGGCACGCTCCTGAACCATCCGAATGTCGCCAACGCCGCGTCTCACTTCGCCCTGAACCAGGTGAAGTACACGACGGCCATGCCGGTTTAG
- a CDS encoding FKBP-type peptidyl-prolyl cis-trans isomerase, which translates to MRILVGVLGALALAGPCLAQDANAQFLAQNARAPGVNTIPGIQYKVLKSGPSDGAHPQRSSTIRVRYEGKFLDGRIFDSSKNDPEGAVSFPLERLIPGWVTALQLMRPGDEWIVYLPPEYAYGEAGKDAIPPNSILEFRIELLSVN; encoded by the coding sequence ATGCGAATTCTTGTCGGTGTTCTCGGCGCCTTGGCCTTGGCCGGTCCGTGCCTGGCTCAGGACGCCAACGCGCAATTCCTTGCACAGAACGCTCGCGCGCCCGGGGTCAATACGATCCCGGGCATACAGTACAAGGTGCTGAAATCCGGGCCGTCGGACGGCGCCCATCCACAGAGATCCTCGACGATCAGGGTTCGCTACGAGGGCAAGTTCCTCGATGGCCGGATATTCGATTCATCCAAGAACGATCCGGAGGGCGCTGTCAGCTTTCCGCTGGAGAGGCTGATCCCGGGCTGGGTGACTGCGCTTCAACTGATGCGGCCCGGCGACGAGTGGATCGTCTATCTGCCGCCGGAATATGCCTATGGCGAAGCTGGCAAGGATGCGATCCCGCCCAACTCGATCCTCGAGTTCAGGATCGAGTTGTTGAGCGTGAACTAG
- a CDS encoding M1 family metallopeptidase, with protein MSITPFTSVAIAAPGEVAPILTTPEARDVKTYAQPQVARVTHVDLDLAVDFATKTMQGVAVMDVLAAKDAKAIVLDTLDLNIIKVTDGEGKDLPWRLGSNNEELGAPLTVELRGANRIIVHYRTAPGARALQWLEPSLTDGKRKPYLFSQGQDINNRSWIPTQDSPGIRQTWAARIVVPSDLVAVMSGEKLTPEGEPTADGRKAYRFRMDHSVPPYLIALAVGDLEFRALGPRTGVYTEPSMMDRAASELVDTEKMVTTAEALYGPYRWGRYDVLVLPPSFPFGGMENPTLTFLTPTFITGDRANVGLVAHELAHSWSGNLVTNATWPDSWLNEGFTTYFENRIMEALYGPARSKMEADLDWDGMQADIKAAGGPKAERTKLHGDVGGQLAYFKGATFLRTIETTVGRERWDAYLRSYFDRHAFQPQTTAGFLADLRANLIKGDKALEAQLQLDRWAYGAGLPENAVHLKSEALARVDEQIQSFVGGAPASSVTASAWTTHEWLRFLNGLPRQLSKAQLDDLDATFGLSVSTNSYVRSAWLELAIANRYEPAIASLDEFLSSVGRGLFIRPLYAGLMKDRSWGQPIARRIFEKAKSTYHPTVAAGLQRMINAPAA; from the coding sequence TTGTCGATTACGCCTTTCACCAGTGTAGCGATCGCGGCCCCCGGCGAAGTGGCGCCCATCCTCACGACCCCGGAAGCTCGGGACGTGAAGACCTACGCGCAACCGCAGGTCGCCCGCGTCACGCATGTGGACCTGGATCTCGCCGTCGATTTCGCCACCAAGACGATGCAGGGCGTTGCAGTGATGGATGTTCTGGCGGCCAAAGACGCCAAGGCGATCGTGCTCGACACACTCGACCTCAACATTATCAAGGTCACGGACGGCGAGGGGAAGGATCTCCCCTGGCGCCTGGGTTCGAACAACGAAGAACTCGGTGCGCCGCTGACAGTCGAGCTGAGGGGCGCGAACCGGATCATCGTCCATTATCGGACCGCGCCGGGAGCGCGTGCGCTGCAATGGCTCGAACCCTCGCTGACTGACGGCAAGCGCAAGCCGTATCTCTTCAGCCAAGGGCAGGACATCAACAACCGTAGCTGGATCCCCACCCAGGACAGTCCTGGCATTCGTCAGACCTGGGCGGCGCGTATCGTCGTGCCGAGCGATCTCGTGGCGGTGATGAGCGGCGAGAAGCTTACGCCGGAAGGGGAGCCTACTGCAGACGGTCGCAAGGCCTATCGGTTTCGGATGGATCACTCCGTTCCGCCGTACCTCATCGCGCTTGCGGTGGGTGACCTGGAGTTCAGGGCGCTCGGCCCGCGCACGGGCGTCTATACCGAGCCTTCCATGATGGATCGCGCCGCCAGCGAACTCGTGGACACCGAGAAGATGGTGACGACTGCAGAGGCTCTCTACGGCCCCTATCGGTGGGGCCGATATGACGTGCTGGTTCTCCCGCCGTCCTTTCCGTTTGGCGGAATGGAAAATCCGACCCTTACCTTCCTGACGCCGACTTTCATCACGGGCGATCGCGCCAATGTCGGCCTTGTCGCTCACGAACTGGCGCATAGCTGGTCGGGCAATCTCGTGACCAACGCGACTTGGCCGGATAGCTGGCTGAACGAAGGCTTCACCACCTATTTCGAGAACCGCATCATGGAGGCCCTCTATGGGCCGGCGCGTTCAAAGATGGAGGCGGACCTCGACTGGGACGGCATGCAGGCCGATATCAAGGCCGCCGGCGGTCCGAAGGCCGAACGGACGAAGCTGCATGGCGACGTCGGCGGGCAACTGGCCTACTTCAAGGGCGCGACCTTCCTGAGGACCATCGAGACGACGGTGGGGCGTGAGCGTTGGGACGCCTATCTGCGCTCCTATTTCGATCGCCATGCCTTCCAGCCCCAGACGACCGCCGGGTTCTTGGCGGACCTGCGAGCCAACCTGATCAAGGGCGACAAGGCGCTGGAGGCCCAACTCCAGCTCGACCGTTGGGCCTATGGCGCTGGCCTTCCTGAAAATGCGGTGCATCTGAAGTCGGAGGCTCTGGCGCGGGTCGACGAGCAGATTCAGAGCTTCGTGGGCGGGGCGCCGGCGAGTTCGGTGACGGCGAGCGCCTGGACCACCCACGAATGGCTGCGGTTCCTCAACGGCCTGCCGCGGCAGCTATCGAAGGCCCAGCTCGACGATCTCGATGCGACTTTCGGGCTTTCCGTGTCGACCAACAGCTATGTTCGGTCCGCCTGGCTGGAGCTTGCGATCGCCAACAGGTACGAGCCGGCGATCGCGTCGCTGGACGAGTTCCTGTCGAGCGTTGGCCGTGGGCTGTTCATCCGGCCGCTCTACGCCGGGCTGATGAAGGACCGGTCCTGGGGGCAACCGATCGCGCGGCGCATCTTCGAGAAGGCCAAGTCGACGTACCACCCAACCGTCGCTGCGGGGCTGCAGCGCATGATCAACGCCCCGGCCGCTTGA
- a CDS encoding DUF2239 family protein, translated as MENSFTAFAGARQIAHGALAEVTAAAAANYLAGASHLLIFDDATGKLVDLDLRQGRDALAEPHRSSPAPRGRPKLGVTAREVTLLPSHWEWLARQQGGASAALRRLVDQARRAAPNQIETVRDRLYRVMLALAGDHAGYEEANRALFSGDLDALRQIIGGWPEDICAYLMGSIEQLRALSHSRPAGAADD; from the coding sequence ATGGAGAACAGCTTCACCGCATTCGCCGGCGCCCGACAGATCGCCCACGGCGCACTTGCGGAAGTAACCGCCGCCGCGGCCGCGAACTACCTGGCTGGCGCCTCGCACCTGCTGATCTTCGACGACGCCACAGGCAAGCTCGTCGACCTTGATCTGCGGCAAGGGAGAGACGCCCTTGCCGAGCCGCACCGCTCATCTCCCGCGCCGCGGGGGCGACCAAAGCTGGGCGTCACGGCTCGTGAAGTCACGCTGCTCCCAAGCCACTGGGAATGGCTTGCCAGGCAGCAGGGCGGCGCGTCCGCCGCATTGCGACGCCTGGTCGATCAGGCGCGCCGCGCCGCGCCGAACCAGATCGAGACCGTTCGCGATCGCCTGTATCGCGTCATGCTGGCGCTGGCAGGTGATCACGCCGGCTACGAAGAGGCGAACAGGGCGCTGTTTTCTGGCGACCTGGACGCCCTCAGGCAGATAATCGGCGGCTGGCCCGAGGACATCTGCGCCTACCTGATGGGAAGCATCGAGCAGCTTCGCGCGCTCTCGCACTCCAGGCCCGCAGGTGCAGCCGACGATTAA
- a CDS encoding thermonuclease family protein, with protein sequence MQFLLMVVMLGVVGSLAIRLGRSLDWISTILAWAAAIFLLARPRKVGRPAKRHSREAPWMFPIAVVAVMAACFSATLFWSDLHPALSAGLQQLASKGAETASRLAGSTAAPSSEDLTFSCHVTEVHDGDTFRCADGARVRLHAVAARELDGTCSPGHPCPAASATSARAALDHLAGGQTIQCLRTGKSYDRVTAICWTSSGREINCAMVRSGTTLLWDNFNRQSEICRGF encoded by the coding sequence GTGCAATTCTTGCTCATGGTGGTGATGCTCGGCGTCGTCGGCTCCTTGGCGATTCGCCTCGGTCGATCGCTCGACTGGATCTCAACGATCCTGGCTTGGGCGGCCGCTATCTTCCTTCTCGCAAGACCTCGAAAGGTTGGCCGGCCGGCCAAAAGACATTCGCGAGAGGCGCCGTGGATGTTTCCCATCGCGGTCGTCGCCGTGATGGCCGCGTGCTTCAGCGCGACATTATTCTGGTCAGATCTGCATCCGGCCCTCTCAGCGGGTCTCCAGCAGCTGGCGTCGAAAGGCGCCGAGACGGCTTCCCGACTGGCCGGGTCGACGGCCGCCCCCTCCTCAGAAGACCTCACGTTCAGCTGCCATGTCACCGAAGTGCATGACGGCGACACCTTCCGCTGCGCTGACGGCGCCCGTGTTCGCCTGCATGCCGTGGCCGCGCGTGAGCTGGACGGGACCTGCTCGCCTGGTCACCCATGCCCGGCCGCTTCGGCAACAAGCGCGCGCGCAGCGCTCGACCACCTAGCGGGGGGCCAAACCATCCAATGCTTGAGAACCGGCAAAAGTTACGACCGCGTAACCGCCATATGCTGGACGAGCTCTGGTCGGGAGATCAACTGCGCAATGGTTCGCTCTGGTACGACCTTGCTCTGGGACAATTTCAATCGGCAGTCAGAGATTTGCCGGGGATTCTAG